Proteins from a genomic interval of Medicago truncatula cultivar Jemalong A17 chromosome 3, MtrunA17r5.0-ANR, whole genome shotgun sequence:
- the LOC11428819 gene encoding putative clathrin assembly protein At2g25430, whose protein sequence is MTSSTIRKAIGAVKDQTSIGIAKVASNMAPELEVAIVKATSHDEDPASEKYIREILNLMSYSRGYVNACVSAVSKRLGKTRDWIVALKALILVHRLMNDGTPIFQEEIMYATRRGTRLLNMSDFRDEAHSSSWDHSAFVRTYALYLDQRLELMLFDRKAGSVGVGGGGGDERFGGRENNFRSPPNEYEYGGGQFRGEGGMRKTRSYGDVNEASGNDDRRIVTVTPLRDMKPERIFGKMSHLQRLLDRFLACRPTGLAKNNRMILIALYPLVKESFQLYADICEVLAVLLDKFFDMEYPDCVKAFDAYASAAKQIDELVAFYNWCKESGLARSSEYPEVQRITSKLLETLEEFVRDRAKRPKSPERKEEAPKLEVQEEEPVPDMNEIKALPAPENYTPPPPPEPEPEPKPQFTEDLVNLREDAVTADDQGNRFALALFAGAPANNNANGSWEAFPSNGQPEVTSAWQTPAAEPGKADWELALVETASNLSRQKNALGGGLDPLLLNGMYDQGMVRQHVSTSQLSGGSASSVALPAPGKTTTPVLALPAPDGSVQPVNQDPFAASLNIPPPSYVQMAEMEKKQQLLVHEQQLWHQYARDGMQGQSSLNKMNNGTGYYAGGPMPYGMPPVHGMGPPNGYYHTPI, encoded by the coding sequence ATGACTTCGAGCACAATCCGAAAAGCTATTGGAGCGGTGAAGGATCAGACGAGTATTGGAATAGCGAAAGTCGCGAGCAACATGGCGCCGGAATTGGAGGTGGCGATTGTGAAAGCGACGAGTCACGACGAAGATCCAGCGAGTGAGAAGTATATAAGAGAGATCTTGAACTTGATGTCTTACTCGCGTGGTTATGTTAACGCCTGTGTTTCAGCTGTGTCCAAGCGATTGGGGAAGACGCGTGATTGGATTGTTGCGTTGAAAGCTCTTATACTTGTTCATCGACTGATGAATGATGGAACACCGATTTTCCAGGAAGAGATTATGTATGCTACAAGGAGAGGGACTAGGTTGTTGAATATGTCTGATTTTAGAGATGAGGCTCATTCAAGCTCCTGGGATCATTCTGCTTTTGTTAGGACTTATGCTTTGTATCTTGATCAGAGGCttgagttgatgttgtttgataGAAAAGCTGGTAgtgttggtgttggtggtggAGGTGGGGATGAGAGGTTTGGTGGGAGGGAAAATAATTTCAGGTCGCCGCCGAATGAGTATGAGTATGGAGGTGGACAATTTAGAGGGGAAGGTGGGATGAGGAAGACGAGGTCGTATGGTGATGTGAATGAAGCGTCTGGGAATGATGATAGAAGGATTGTTACTGTGACCCCTTTGAGAGATATGAAGCCGGAGAGGATTTTCGGGAAGATGAGTCATTTGCAGAGGCTTTTGGATCGTTTCTTGGCTTGTAGGCCAACTGGGTTGGCTAAGAACAATAGGATGATTTTGATTGCGTTGTATCCGTTGGTTAAGGAAAGTTTtcagttgtatgctgatatatgTGAGGTTTTGGCAGTGTTGCTTGACAAATTCTTTGATATGGAGTATCCTGATTGTGTCAAGGCCTTTGATGCTTATGCAAGTGCTGCTAAACAGATTGATGAACTTGTGGCATTTTACAATTGGTGTAAAGAGAGTGGTTTGGCGAGATCCTCCGAGTATCCAGAAGTTCAGAGAATTACTAGTAAGTTGTTGGAGACACTGGAGGAGTTTGTGAGGGATAGGGCTAAGAGGCCAAAGAGTCCAGAGAGGAAAGAGGAAGCTCCTAAGCTGGAAGTACAAGAGGAGGAGCCGGTCCCGGATATGAACGAGATCAAGGCACTGCCTGCACCTGAGAATTATACCCCGCCTCCTCCACCAGAGCCTGAGCCTGAGCCAAAGCCGCAGTTTACGGAGGACTTGGTGAATCTGAGAGAGGATGCAGTCACTGCAGACGATCAGGGTAATAGATTTGCTTTGGCACTCTTTGCTGGTGCACCAGCTAATAATAATGCAAATGGATCGTGGGAAGCCTTTCCATCAAATGGACAGCCGGAAGTAACTTCAGCTTGGCAAACCCCTGCCGCTGAACCTGGGAAAGCTGATTGGGAATTGGCATTGGTTGAGACAGCCAGCAATTTATCTAGGCAGAAGAATGCTTTAGGTGGTGGGCTTGATCCCTTATTGTTGAATGGCATGTATGATCAAGGAATGGTGAGGCAGCATGTGAGCACTTCTCAACTTAGTGGAGGGAGTGCTAGCAGTGTGGCGTTGCCGGCACCGGGAAAGACCACAACACCTGTTTTAGCTCTCCCAGCCCCAGATGGATCTGTGCAGCCAGTTAATCAGGATCCGTTCGCTGCATCCTTGAACATTCCACCTCCCTCCTATGTGCAAATGGCCGAAATGGAGAAGAAGCAACAATTACTTGTGCATGAGCAGCAGCTGTGGCATCAGTATGCAAGAGATGGGATGCAAGGCCAGTCTAGCTTGAACAAAATGAACAATGGTACTGGATACTATGCTGGAGGTCCTATGCCTTACGGAATGCCCCCAGTTCACGGAATGGGACCTCCAAACGGGTATTACCATACTCCTATATGA